A single window of Paraburkholderia youngii DNA harbors:
- a CDS encoding ribosome-inactivating family protein, with product MKKFLKAILISWCFSACSFLYAAEFRVDFGSPQKCVQSLGAIRTAMGDAMSLTNIPGNKTLYQLRLDASNIGEGIVIEIIGVGPNNPFSNPDVRFVMNPSDLYLTGFIVGGIFYRFSNFSHTASGRVQVNAPRRLVDFTVDMTGDSSYLSLARSAGVSADRTDLSIDRYSLMKGYRDLMNHVSSTSTINEAEARALLSYATVFCVVIFNGQLILNFY from the coding sequence ATGAAAAAATTCCTGAAGGCCATTTTAATTTCGTGGTGTTTTTCGGCCTGTTCATTTTTATATGCTGCCGAATTCAGGGTCGATTTTGGTTCCCCGCAAAAATGCGTTCAATCGTTGGGTGCAATTAGAACTGCAATGGGCGATGCGATGTCGCTCACGAATATCCCTGGCAATAAAACCTTGTATCAATTAAGACTCGATGCATCAAATATTGGCGAGGGGATTGTAATTGAAATAATTGGAGTTGGTCCCAATAACCCATTCTCAAATCCAGATGTTAGGTTTGTGATGAACCCATCCGATTTGTACCTAACAGGGTTTATCGTTGGGGGTATATTTTACCGATTTTCTAATTTTTCGCACACGGCCAGCGGAAGAGTACAGGTGAATGCGCCACGGCGTTTGGTAGATTTCACGGTAGATATGACAGGAGATTCTAGCTATCTCTCGTTGGCAAGGAGTGCCGGAGTAAGCGCGGATAGAACAGATTTGTCAATCGATAGATATTCACTGATGAAGGGGTATAGGGATCTAATGAATCATGTTTCTTCGACTAGTACGATAAACGAAGCGGAGGCAAGGGCCTTGCTATCGTACGCAACAGTCTTTTGCGTGGTGATTTTTAATGGGCAGTTAATTTTGAATTTTTACTAG